In Flavobacterium sp., a single window of DNA contains:
- a CDS encoding lactonase family protein, producing MKQKINLFIIFFLLASNLFSQNTYVFLGSYNRDKTAEAIQVFQLDTLNGKLTKITAVKNIVNPSYLTISPNGKYVYACTDTKTPNAGSITSFEFNPENKSLTFLNSQRSGGENPVYVTVHKSGKWLSNANYTEGSVSVFPILENGKIDSIAQNFQYADGSTHKERQTRSHVHSAVFSPQFDYLFLPDLGADKIRCYAFDENLKKPLIETQNSFTKTDLEAGPRHFTFHPNQKFGYCIEEMAGQISVYKYEKGVLNKIQRIATHTDKIKDGFESSDIHISPDGKFLYATNRGKENNIAIFFIDENGLLKNIGYQSTLGKHPRVFTIDESGKFLIASNVITGNVIVFRRNPKTGLLKKTGKQIKMENVSCVQIKKY from the coding sequence ATGAAACAAAAAATAAACTTATTTATAATATTTTTTTTGCTTGCATCGAATCTCTTTTCGCAAAATACCTATGTCTTTTTAGGATCGTATAATAGAGATAAAACAGCAGAAGCGATTCAGGTTTTTCAATTGGATACTTTAAATGGAAAACTGACAAAAATTACGGCGGTTAAAAACATTGTAAATCCATCTTATTTGACGATTTCTCCTAACGGAAAATATGTTTATGCCTGTACAGATACAAAAACGCCAAATGCGGGAAGTATAACGAGTTTTGAATTTAATCCTGAAAACAAAAGCCTGACATTTTTAAACAGTCAGCGAAGCGGCGGCGAAAATCCGGTTTATGTTACTGTACATAAAAGCGGAAAATGGCTCTCAAATGCAAATTACACAGAAGGAAGTGTTTCAGTTTTTCCGATTTTAGAAAATGGAAAAATCGATTCAATCGCACAGAATTTTCAATATGCTGACGGAAGCACACATAAGGAAAGACAAACAAGATCTCATGTACACTCTGCTGTATTTTCACCTCAATTCGATTATTTATTTTTACCCGATTTAGGAGCCGATAAAATTCGTTGTTATGCTTTTGATGAAAATCTGAAAAAACCTTTGATCGAGACGCAAAATTCGTTTACAAAAACTGATTTAGAAGCCGGACCGCGGCATTTTACTTTTCACCCAAATCAAAAATTTGGTTATTGCATTGAAGAAATGGCCGGACAAATCAGTGTTTATAAGTATGAAAAGGGTGTTTTAAATAAAATTCAGCGTATTGCCACACATACTGATAAAATAAAAGACGGATTTGAAAGCTCTGATATTCATATTTCTCCAGACGGAAAATTTCTGTACGCCACAAACCGCGGCAAAGAAAACAACATTGCCATATTTTTTATAGATGAAAACGGTCTCTTGAAAAACATTGGTTATCAATCGACTTTAGGAAAACATCCGCGAGTTTTTACAATCGATGAAAGTGGTAAATTTCTAATTGCATCAAATGTGATTACAGGAAATGTAATTGTTTTTAGAAGAAATCCTAAAACCGGACTACTTAAAAAAACAGGAAAACAAATAAAAATGGAAAATGTTTCCTGCGTACAGATTAAGAAATACTAA
- a CDS encoding GNAT family N-acetyltransferase has protein sequence MTTPYFNLQPDFLEDEITKLVPLKESDFEELYKVASDPLIWEQHPMKDRYKKEVFQSFFEAAINSKGSFLILDKQTNEIMGTTRYYDYNPEKSSVAIGYTFISRKYWGGPYNNSTKKLLIDYAFQHVDSILFHIGAENFRSQKAVSKLGAVKINTMVVSSNGINIPHFEYLLSKK, from the coding sequence ATGACAACACCATATTTCAATTTACAACCAGATTTTCTGGAAGATGAAATTACAAAATTAGTTCCGTTAAAAGAAAGTGATTTTGAAGAATTGTATAAAGTCGCTTCAGATCCTTTAATTTGGGAACAGCACCCAATGAAAGACCGCTATAAAAAAGAAGTATTTCAGTCTTTTTTTGAAGCCGCTATAAATTCGAAAGGTTCATTTTTAATCTTAGATAAGCAGACAAATGAAATAATGGGCACAACTCGTTATTACGACTATAATCCTGAGAAATCAAGTGTAGCAATTGGATATACTTTTATTTCCAGAAAATATTGGGGCGGTCCTTATAATAATTCAACTAAAAAATTATTGATTGACTATGCATTTCAACATGTAGACTCAATACTTTTTCATATCGGAGCAGAAAATTTCCGTTCACAAAAAGCCGTATCAAAATTAGGCGCAGTAAAAATAAACACTATGGTTGTTAGCAGCAATGGCATAAACATACCGCATTTTGAATATTTATTGAGTAAGAAGTAA
- a CDS encoding TIGR00730 family Rossman fold protein, translating into MKNITVFCGSSFGTEEIYKEQAELLGKTLAKQNIGLVYGGANVGLMGAVADGALSENGTVIGVLPNFLRSKEIAHQGLTELILVESMHERKTKMSELCDGVIALPGGFGTLEELFEMLTWAQLGLHKKPIAILNISGFYDSLLELLETMTEKGLLKEVNKNMLLVSDDIDDLLEQMKNYVAPTVGKWIDKKTS; encoded by the coding sequence ATGAAAAATATCACTGTATTTTGCGGTTCGAGTTTTGGTACCGAAGAAATATATAAAGAACAAGCAGAATTACTGGGAAAAACTCTGGCCAAACAAAATATTGGTTTGGTTTATGGAGGTGCGAACGTAGGTTTAATGGGAGCCGTCGCCGATGGTGCATTGAGCGAAAACGGAACCGTAATTGGTGTTCTTCCTAATTTTTTAAGATCAAAAGAAATCGCACATCAGGGCTTAACAGAATTGATTTTGGTAGAAAGTATGCACGAGCGAAAAACCAAAATGAGTGAGTTATGCGATGGCGTTATTGCACTTCCGGGTGGTTTTGGAACTCTGGAAGAGCTTTTTGAAATGCTTACCTGGGCTCAACTCGGACTTCATAAAAAACCAATTGCTATTTTAAACATTAGCGGCTTTTATGATTCGCTTTTAGAATTACTTGAAACAATGACCGAAAAAGGTCTTTTGAAAGAAGTAAACAAAAACATGCTTTTGGTTAGCGATGATATTGATGATTTATTAGAACAAATGAAAAATTACGTTGCTCCTACTGTTGGAAAATGGATTGATAAGAAAACCTCTTAA
- a CDS encoding tRNA modification GTPase — protein MKKPLLLLLFILSMHSYSQINFEKGYFIDNNDKKTECLIKNLDWRNNPNEFEYKLDLEDQSQKINITQSKEFGIYNVSKYVRQTVNIDRSRTILSELDYDKSPKFNEEKLFLKVLIEGKANLYQYENSDISRFFFKTDNTPITQLIWKSYKISDTEIGENNTFRNQIYTELKCESINIQSVKYLNYKKTDLSKIFAKYNQCQNSEFTNFETTQKKDLFNLTIRPGIKSSTYSAQNDIMSSYNTNFGNKIGFRLGVEAEFIMPFNKNKWAIILEPTYQSYKAEKLQENMTSKVDYSSIEIPIGIRHYFFLNNNSKIFINGQYALDLTLNKDASFKSTNGPVNELKIESPGSFAFGLGYNYQKRYSAEIRMGLSRDLLAKYSAWSSDYKSVSLIFGYTLF, from the coding sequence ATGAAAAAACCATTATTGCTACTGCTTTTTATTTTAAGCATGCATTCTTATTCTCAAATAAATTTTGAAAAAGGCTATTTTATAGACAACAATGATAAAAAAACCGAATGTCTTATTAAAAATTTAGACTGGCGTAATAATCCTAATGAATTTGAATACAAATTAGACCTAGAAGATCAATCTCAAAAAATCAATATTACACAGTCGAAAGAATTCGGAATTTATAATGTTTCAAAATACGTAAGACAAACTGTAAATATTGACCGTTCAAGAACAATTTTAAGCGAACTGGATTATGATAAAAGTCCAAAATTCAATGAAGAAAAATTATTTTTGAAAGTTTTAATTGAAGGAAAAGCCAATTTATATCAATATGAAAACTCAGATATCAGCCGTTTCTTTTTTAAGACTGACAATACACCTATTACACAATTAATTTGGAAATCTTATAAAATATCAGATACTGAAATAGGAGAAAACAACACATTTAGAAATCAAATCTATACAGAATTAAAATGTGAAAGTATTAACATTCAAAGCGTTAAATATCTCAATTATAAAAAGACGGATTTATCTAAAATTTTTGCAAAATACAATCAATGTCAAAACTCTGAGTTTACGAATTTTGAAACTACACAAAAGAAAGATTTGTTTAATTTAACTATCAGACCTGGTATCAAGTCTTCAACTTATTCTGCTCAAAATGACATTATGAGTTCATACAATACTAATTTTGGAAACAAAATTGGATTTAGACTAGGTGTAGAAGCTGAGTTTATCATGCCATTTAATAAAAATAAATGGGCAATTATTCTGGAACCAACCTACCAATCTTATAAAGCTGAAAAATTACAGGAAAATATGACGTCAAAAGTTGATTATAGTTCAATCGAAATACCTATTGGAATCAGGCATTATTTTTTCTTAAATAATAATTCAAAAATATTCATCAACGGTCAATATGCTTTAGATTTAACTTTAAATAAAGACGCCTCATTTAAAAGTACTAATGGTCCTGTTAACGAATTAAAAATTGAATCTCCCGGAAGTTTTGCTTTTGGTTTGGGTTACAATTATCAAAAAAGATACAGTGCAGAAATCAGAATGGGGCTTTCCAGAGATCTTTTGGCTAAATACAGCGCATGGTCATCTGATTATAAAAGTGTTTCGCTTATTTTCGGATATACTCTATTTTAA
- a CDS encoding SRPBCC family protein: MKTENNKFAKAEMLIRKPVSEVFQAFIDPEITRKFWFTKGSGKLEENQKTEWTWEMYGFSLTVKTLVLQENKKIVIEWGNPDETTLVEWIFTPLNENETFVSITNSGLKGDTDKIIDQVRNSTEGFTLVLAGAKAYLEHNLRLNLVLDRFPKGLA; encoded by the coding sequence ATGAAAACAGAAAACAACAAATTCGCAAAAGCCGAAATGCTGATTCGGAAACCTGTTTCAGAAGTTTTTCAGGCTTTTATTGACCCGGAAATTACCCGCAAGTTTTGGTTTACCAAAGGTTCCGGAAAATTAGAAGAAAATCAAAAAACAGAATGGACGTGGGAAATGTATGGTTTTTCACTTACTGTCAAAACTTTGGTTTTACAGGAAAATAAGAAAATTGTGATTGAATGGGGAAATCCGGATGAAACTACTTTAGTAGAATGGATTTTTACTCCGTTGAATGAAAATGAAACTTTTGTAAGCATCACAAATTCAGGCTTAAAAGGCGATACAGATAAAATAATCGATCAGGTTCGCAATTCAACAGAAGGTTTTACGTTAGTTTTAGCAGGTGCAAAAGCCTATTTAGAGCATAATTTACGATTGAATTTAGTTTTAGACAGATTTCCGAAAGGATTAGCATAG
- a CDS encoding DUF1801 domain-containing protein — MDTKKPENIDEYIGGFPNEVQEILEKVRMTIQKAAPDAKEKISYSMPAFEQNGIVVYFAAFKNHIGLYALPSGHEAFASELSKYKSGKGSVQFPLKEKMPYDLITKIVKFRVKENLEKAKKK; from the coding sequence ATGGACACGAAAAAACCCGAAAACATAGACGAATATATTGGTGGATTTCCGAATGAGGTTCAGGAAATATTGGAAAAAGTGAGAATGACGATTCAAAAAGCAGCTCCTGATGCCAAAGAAAAAATCAGTTATTCGATGCCGGCTTTTGAGCAAAACGGAATCGTGGTTTATTTCGCGGCATTTAAAAATCATATCGGACTTTATGCGTTGCCAAGCGGTCACGAAGCTTTTGCTTCTGAACTTTCTAAATACAAATCAGGAAAAGGTTCTGTTCAGTTTCCTTTAAAAGAAAAAATGCCTTATGATTTAATCACTAAAATTGTGAAATTTAGAGTGAAAGAAAATTTGGAAAAGGCGAAAAAGAAATGA
- a CDS encoding mutarotase: MNLTQHYNQLYKTSKEAILSGNYILDSKIKDVSDSRFGITLLLRPSEKIKANIQLFLDKLKKLDSKQYYYPNGDIHVTIMSIISCYEGFSLDKINIEDYIKIIEKSLENLGSITIGFKGVTASNSAIMIQGFPSDETLNNLRDKLRENFKNSALEQSIDSRYSISTAHSTVMRFTEKLQNPEKLIEITEQFRDYNFGEFKVEKLELVFNDWYQREENTIHLKDFNL; this comes from the coding sequence ATGAACTTAACCCAACATTACAATCAACTTTACAAAACTTCTAAAGAAGCTATTCTGAGCGGAAATTATATTTTAGATTCAAAAATAAAAGATGTTTCAGATTCTCGTTTTGGAATTACGCTTCTCCTCCGCCCCAGCGAAAAAATAAAAGCTAATATTCAGCTCTTTTTAGACAAATTAAAAAAACTTGATTCTAAACAATATTATTATCCTAATGGAGATATACACGTTACGATAATGTCGATTATTTCGTGTTATGAAGGTTTTAGTTTAGATAAAATTAATATTGAAGATTACATCAAAATCATCGAAAAAAGTCTAGAAAATTTAGGTTCCATTACAATTGGATTTAAAGGTGTTACCGCTTCCAATTCGGCTATTATGATTCAGGGATTTCCTTCTGATGAAACTTTAAATAATCTAAGAGACAAACTTAGGGAGAATTTTAAAAATTCGGCTTTAGAACAAAGTATCGACAGTCGTTATTCTATTTCTACGGCACACTCAACCGTAATGCGTTTTACTGAAAAACTTCAAAATCCTGAAAAATTAATAGAAATTACAGAGCAGTTTCGAGATTATAATTTTGGAGAATTTAAAGTTGAAAAATTAGAATTAGTTTTTAATGATTGGTATCAGAGAGAAGAAAACACAATTCATTTAAAAGATTTTAATTTGTGA
- a CDS encoding VOC family protein: MNHNIKSIRPFIGSKNFETSRNFYRDLGFEEVVLESNFSVFKSGEMAFYLQDYYDKNWIENTMIFLEVDDADRYYQELSALNLTEKYGVKLTPTRHLDWGSECFLHDPSGVLWHFGTFKK; encoded by the coding sequence ATGAACCACAACATAAAATCAATACGACCATTTATAGGATCTAAGAATTTCGAAACCTCAAGAAATTTTTATCGTGATCTGGGTTTTGAAGAAGTAGTTTTAGAATCTAATTTCTCCGTTTTTAAATCGGGAGAAATGGCTTTTTATCTACAAGATTATTATGATAAAAACTGGATTGAAAATACCATGATTTTTCTGGAAGTCGATGATGCAGATCGCTATTATCAGGAACTCTCAGCCTTAAATTTAACTGAAAAATACGGAGTAAAATTAACGCCAACGCGCCATTTAGATTGGGGAAGCGAATGTTTTCTGCACGACCCGTCTGGAGTTTTATGGCATTTCGGAACTTTTAAAAAATAA
- a CDS encoding DUF2625 domain-containing protein codes for MIKRFLLLALILINFAAIGQNKMKEVKELIDTNDPGWPIVEDWIKTAKNKVEILPVDATKAKEALYKTQVTTRSILGAVVYNTGGLLIDGGWIRILGSGNAKFNRSVPDWNKGKSFNEFGEVPSFLLIADDAIGGFFMLNGGGLGNDVGKIYYFSPDNLEYESLDITYSEFIGFCLNNDLDKFYEGNRWNGWREEVSKLKGDEVFNFYPFLWTAEGSDINKSLRKIIPIQEQYSLNIDLRKQLGFDK; via the coding sequence ATGATAAAAAGATTTCTATTACTGGCATTGATTTTAATAAATTTTGCAGCGATTGGACAAAATAAGATGAAAGAAGTTAAAGAGCTTATTGATACAAATGACCCAGGCTGGCCTATTGTGGAAGATTGGATAAAAACTGCAAAAAATAAAGTAGAAATTTTACCTGTTGATGCAACAAAAGCAAAAGAGGCCTTATATAAAACGCAGGTTACAACCCGTTCGATTTTGGGAGCAGTTGTTTATAATACCGGCGGACTTTTAATTGATGGTGGATGGATTCGCATTCTGGGTTCAGGAAATGCTAAATTTAATCGTTCTGTTCCTGATTGGAATAAAGGAAAGTCGTTTAATGAATTTGGAGAAGTCCCTTCGTTTTTATTAATTGCAGATGATGCAATTGGAGGTTTTTTTATGCTGAATGGAGGAGGATTAGGTAATGACGTTGGTAAAATTTATTATTTCTCTCCTGATAATCTCGAATACGAATCACTTGATATTACCTACTCTGAATTTATAGGTTTTTGTTTGAATAATGATTTGGATAAGTTTTATGAAGGAAACAGATGGAACGGATGGAGAGAAGAAGTTTCGAAATTAAAAGGTGATGAAGTTTTTAATTTTTACCCTTTTCTATGGACTGCAGAAGGAAGTGACATAAATAAAAGTTTACGCAAAATCATTCCAATTCAGGAACAATATAGCTTGAATATTGATTTGCGTAAACAGCTTGGATTTGATAAATAA
- a CDS encoding cation:proton antiporter codes for MIEFFKHFLHEFELPLSNPVLIFSLILFIILLSPILLKKINIPGIIGLIISGVIIGPHGLNILAKNSAVDLFSTIGLLYIMFIAGLELDMNEFKANRNKSLLFGFFTFIFPLSIGFPVCFYLLKYDFNASFLTASMFATHTLVAYPIVSKLGIAKNQAVAITVGGTILTDTAVLIILAVIMGSSQGNLNQAFWIKLGVSLAIFSAIMFLLIPRIAKWFFKKLESEKHAHYIFVLSVVFFAAFLAEVAGVEPIIGAFVAGLALNPLIPHSSALMNRIEFIGNSLFIPFFLISVGMLVDISVILSGPTALIVAGTLSVVAIFGKWIAAFFAQIVFKYTKTERQLIFGLSSAHAAATLAVILVGFKAKILDENILNGTIILILITCIVASFATEKAAKKIAICEEEISHEKEGNDQILDEHILIPLAKTSATASLLDFALLIKDKKSSNPVTLLTIVPNNDQAEKNILKYKKAVDKFVIQGSASEVKINTIARIDHNPASGIARTSKEIMSDIVIIGWPKKTGFLDKIFGENVDSIINNVDKSLFICRFQRNFIEEKRLVFICPPFSERGVGFQLLLQKICRLSQELSIPIVIYAEYKTHQTIQQIANDLRLNAKLGFKSVTEWDDFEAISDEIKPTDLIVFNLSRKGSVSYHSIFDRLPQKFEKFYSDNNIILVYPQDDRKESAMDAYEDFTATPLTKSIEAIEQIGRGLGSILKKG; via the coding sequence ATGATAGAATTTTTCAAGCATTTTTTACACGAATTTGAATTACCTCTCAGCAATCCGGTATTGATTTTTTCGCTTATACTTTTCATTATCCTGCTGTCGCCGATTTTACTTAAAAAAATAAATATTCCGGGAATTATCGGATTAATTATTTCAGGAGTTATTATTGGTCCGCACGGATTAAATATTCTGGCGAAAAACTCTGCCGTAGATTTATTTTCAACGATTGGTCTGCTGTATATTATGTTTATTGCCGGACTAGAATTAGATATGAACGAGTTTAAAGCCAACAGAAACAAGAGTTTATTATTTGGTTTTTTCACGTTTATTTTCCCGCTTTCCATTGGTTTTCCGGTTTGTTTTTATTTGCTGAAATATGATTTTAACGCCAGTTTTTTAACAGCAAGTATGTTTGCAACGCACACTCTGGTCGCTTATCCGATTGTGAGCAAACTCGGAATTGCAAAAAATCAGGCAGTTGCTATAACTGTTGGAGGGACAATTTTAACCGATACAGCCGTTTTGATTATTCTGGCCGTAATTATGGGAAGCAGTCAGGGAAATTTAAATCAGGCTTTCTGGATTAAGTTAGGAGTTTCGCTGGCCATTTTCTCAGCCATAATGTTTTTACTGATTCCGAGAATCGCCAAATGGTTTTTTAAGAAGTTAGAAAGTGAAAAACACGCCCATTATATTTTTGTATTATCTGTCGTTTTCTTTGCCGCATTTTTGGCAGAAGTAGCAGGAGTAGAACCTATTATTGGCGCTTTCGTTGCCGGTTTGGCTTTAAACCCTTTAATTCCGCATTCATCGGCTTTAATGAACAGAATTGAGTTTATAGGGAATTCATTATTTATTCCGTTTTTCCTGATATCAGTAGGAATGCTGGTTGACATTAGCGTTATTTTAAGTGGACCAACGGCTTTAATTGTAGCGGGAACTTTGAGTGTTGTGGCTATTTTTGGAAAATGGATTGCGGCCTTTTTTGCTCAAATTGTGTTTAAATATACCAAAACAGAAAGACAGCTTATTTTTGGATTAAGCAGTGCGCATGCCGCCGCAACTCTGGCTGTGATTTTAGTAGGTTTTAAAGCCAAGATTCTGGATGAAAATATTTTAAACGGAACCATTATTTTAATTCTGATAACGTGTATTGTGGCCTCTTTTGCAACAGAAAAAGCAGCTAAAAAAATTGCAATTTGCGAAGAAGAGATTTCGCATGAAAAAGAAGGAAATGATCAAATTTTAGACGAACATATTTTAATTCCGCTGGCAAAAACTTCGGCGACAGCCAGTTTATTAGATTTTGCTCTTTTAATAAAAGATAAAAAATCGTCAAATCCGGTAACACTTTTAACGATAGTTCCTAATAACGATCAGGCTGAGAAAAATATTCTGAAATATAAAAAAGCAGTCGATAAATTTGTCATTCAGGGATCGGCTTCAGAAGTAAAAATAAATACAATTGCCAGAATCGACCATAATCCAGCGAGCGGAATTGCCAGAACTTCTAAGGAAATTATGTCTGATATCGTTATTATCGGCTGGCCGAAAAAAACAGGTTTCTTAGATAAAATTTTTGGAGAAAATGTAGATTCGATTATCAATAATGTTGATAAAAGTTTATTTATCTGCCGATTTCAGCGAAATTTTATTGAAGAAAAAAGGCTGGTATTTATTTGCCCGCCATTTTCTGAAAGAGGTGTAGGATTTCAGCTTTTATTGCAAAAAATCTGCAGGTTATCACAGGAATTAAGCATTCCGATTGTAATTTATGCCGAATATAAAACGCATCAAACCATTCAGCAGATCGCTAATGACCTGCGATTGAATGCTAAATTAGGTTTTAAAAGCGTAACAGAATGGGATGATTTTGAAGCAATTTCAGATGAAATTAAACCAACAGATTTAATCGTTTTCAATTTATCGAGAAAAGGTTCCGTTTCTTATCATTCTATTTTTGACAGACTGCCTCAAAAATTCGAAAAATTCTACAGCGATAATAACATCATACTAGTTTATCCGCAAGATGACCGAAAAGAAAGCGCTATGGATGCTTACGAAGATTTTACCGCTACACCATTAACAAAAAGTATCGAAGCAATTGAACAGATTGGTCGTGGTTTAGGTAGTATTTTGAAGAAGGGGTAA
- a CDS encoding L-serine ammonia-lyase gives MEECISVFDMLKIGVGPSSSHTLGPWRAAERFLEELKSESILDQVTRVKVDLYGSLSLTGKGHATDLSVMLGLSGQDPEYIPVENIAGIIKTIEDTNEINLANEYKIPFYFLQDIVFNKDFLPFHANGLKFTAYKNDDSQYESTFYSIGGGFVVKEERENAKIKEVIKCAFPFPIQNAVELLNYTISENKSISEIVYENEKSMRSEEVIHSELMRIWNTMLECMYIGCHSEGILPGGLHVRRRAFDMHQNLIGLSNYTDPQSWLQEIRKTEVKFRQILKWVSCFALAVNEVNASLGRVVTAPTNGSAGVIPAVLMYYMVIENHNAGEKEIKQFLMVAGEIGSIFKKGSTISAAMGGCQAEIGVSSSMAAAALCELMGGTPAQVLMAAEIAMEHHLGLTCDPIGGLVQIPCIERNTMGAIKAINAAELALETDSKNAKVPLDKVIGTMWETAKDMNSKYKETSEGGLAIAVNMADC, from the coding sequence ATGGAAGAATGTATCTCTGTTTTTGATATGCTTAAAATTGGCGTTGGTCCCTCAAGTTCACATACTTTGGGTCCATGGAGAGCCGCAGAACGCTTTTTAGAAGAGTTAAAAAGTGAGTCTATTTTAGATCAGGTTACCCGTGTAAAAGTCGATTTGTACGGTTCTCTTTCTTTAACCGGAAAAGGACACGCTACAGATTTGTCTGTTATGCTGGGCTTAAGCGGTCAGGATCCTGAATATATTCCGGTTGAGAATATTGCCGGAATTATTAAAACTATCGAAGACACAAACGAGATTAATCTCGCAAACGAATATAAAATTCCGTTTTATTTTCTTCAGGACATTGTTTTCAATAAAGACTTTCTTCCTTTTCACGCGAATGGCTTAAAATTTACGGCTTATAAAAATGATGATTCTCAATATGAATCGACTTTTTATTCAATCGGCGGTGGTTTTGTAGTGAAAGAAGAGCGTGAAAATGCCAAAATAAAAGAAGTTATAAAATGTGCCTTTCCGTTTCCAATTCAAAATGCGGTTGAGCTTTTAAATTATACCATCTCAGAGAACAAATCGATTTCTGAAATTGTGTATGAAAATGAAAAATCAATGCGTTCTGAAGAAGTAATTCATTCCGAATTAATGCGTATTTGGAACACCATGCTGGAATGCATGTACATAGGATGTCATTCAGAAGGAATTCTTCCTGGCGGGTTACATGTTCGCAGACGCGCTTTTGATATGCATCAAAATTTAATTGGCTTATCAAATTACACTGATCCGCAGTCCTGGCTTCAGGAAATTAGAAAAACCGAAGTAAAATTTCGCCAGATTTTAAAATGGGTAAGCTGTTTTGCATTGGCCGTAAATGAAGTAAATGCTTCGCTAGGACGTGTAGTTACGGCTCCTACTAACGGAAGTGCCGGCGTAATTCCGGCGGTTTTGATGTATTATATGGTGATCGAAAACCATAATGCAGGCGAAAAAGAAATCAAACAATTTTTGATGGTTGCCGGCGAAATTGGAAGTATCTTTAAAAAAGGTTCTACCATTTCTGCAGCAATGGGCGGATGTCAGGCAGAAATTGGCGTTTCGTCGTCGATGGCAGCAGCAGCACTTTGCGAATTAATGGGCGGAACTCCGGCTCAGGTTTTAATGGCTGCCGAAATTGCAATGGAACATCATTTAGGTTTAACCTGCGACCCAATCGGCGGTTTGGTGCAGATTCCGTGTATTGAAAGAAATACCATGGGCGCTATAAAAGCCATAAACGCAGCCGAACTTGCTCTTGAAACCGATTCTAAAAATGCAAAAGTTCCTCTTGATAAAGTGATTGGCACAATGTGGGAAACAGCAAAAGATATGAATTCTAAATACAAAGAAACTTCAGAAGGTGGTCTTGCCATTGCAGTAAACATGGCAGATTGCTAA